One window of the Dreissena polymorpha isolate Duluth1 chromosome 5, UMN_Dpol_1.0, whole genome shotgun sequence genome contains the following:
- the LOC127882261 gene encoding vesicle-associated membrane protein 3-like isoform X1, producing MAQNPAGGPSGPSSEGGPRDMGSKRLQQTQAQVDEVVDIMRVNVDKVLERDQKISELDDRADALQAGASQFEASAGKLKRKFWWKNCKMWLILIAVIVVIIIIIIVYVATKLKSDDTTPATQNPSTIAPAPTAVKPAQ from the exons GGCACAGAACCCAGCTGGAGGGCCCAGTGGCCCATC GTCGGAGGGTGGACCAAGGGACATGGGCAGCAAACGTCTGCAGCAGACACAGGCTCAAGTGGACGAG GTTGTGGACATTATGCGGGTAAACGTAGATAAAGTTCTGGAGCGTGATCAGAAAATATCAGAACTTGATGACAGGGCGG ATGCCCTCCAGGCCGGGGCCTCCCAGTTTGAAGCGAGTGCTGGCAAACTGAAGAGGAAATTCTGGTGGAAGAATTGCAAG ATGTGGCTGATACTGATTGCAGTTATAGTtgtaatcattataataatcatag TATACGTAGCCACAAAGTTGAAGTCTGATGACACCACCCCTGCAACTCAGAATCCTTCGACTATTGCCCCTGCCCCTACCGCAGTCAAACCAGCCCAGTGA
- the LOC127882261 gene encoding vesicle-associated membrane protein 3-like isoform X2: MSEGGPRDMGSKRLQQTQAQVDEVVDIMRVNVDKVLERDQKISELDDRADALQAGASQFEASAGKLKRKFWWKNCKMWLILIAVIVVIIIIIIVYVATKLKSDDTTPATQNPSTIAPAPTAVKPAQ, from the exons GTCGGAGGGTGGACCAAGGGACATGGGCAGCAAACGTCTGCAGCAGACACAGGCTCAAGTGGACGAG GTTGTGGACATTATGCGGGTAAACGTAGATAAAGTTCTGGAGCGTGATCAGAAAATATCAGAACTTGATGACAGGGCGG ATGCCCTCCAGGCCGGGGCCTCCCAGTTTGAAGCGAGTGCTGGCAAACTGAAGAGGAAATTCTGGTGGAAGAATTGCAAG ATGTGGCTGATACTGATTGCAGTTATAGTtgtaatcattataataatcatag TATACGTAGCCACAAAGTTGAAGTCTGATGACACCACCCCTGCAACTCAGAATCCTTCGACTATTGCCCCTGCCCCTACCGCAGTCAAACCAGCCCAGTGA